In the Salinirubrum litoreum genome, one interval contains:
- a CDS encoding M14 family zinc carboxypeptidase has protein sequence MDRRTFLKLTGLTTLAGGATTTVAGQNDDVYRPGGPRRGSPQAINLNAFHDNEQLAAALQQIHRQSDRTSLRALTESAGGAGTVWEMQVGEGDTNVHIITQIHGDEASGTEVALKLLRKLALGNGRQVDRILDEITLTVIPRVNPDGAVFAYDYDDDGREEIVGRRTNTQPWSPSDSTYEPYYHYSSPSGTPSGYDMNRDFSIVTDFDAPDDEDQGSWFANRFFDLEYEGYTLFSSGLRLTPEVRAVTRSYLEADPDYAITHHHRGGNLVPDSGGKGPQKQSLLAIMAAFGPAYRDRSLFYPPDYEPIQQAVNPFLDEATSTRSLQLNALVANALAEKGNSVFDSTTRYGYFPLWGSYLDALTPQTNAAGMLYETSFQTDQIGQKAFGRYLQATVVGFDVTLEAIADGSIADVDPEDYFDYPPMGESISPARGERLRP, from the coding sequence ATGGACCGACGAACCTTCCTCAAACTGACCGGCCTGACGACGCTCGCTGGCGGCGCGACGACGACGGTCGCAGGACAGAACGACGACGTGTATCGACCCGGCGGTCCCCGGCGGGGGTCGCCACAGGCGATCAACCTCAACGCCTTCCACGACAACGAACAACTCGCGGCGGCGCTCCAGCAGATCCACCGCCAGAGCGACCGGACCTCGCTTCGGGCGCTCACCGAATCGGCCGGCGGTGCCGGCACCGTCTGGGAGATGCAGGTGGGTGAGGGCGACACGAACGTCCACATCATCACACAGATCCACGGCGACGAAGCCTCCGGGACAGAGGTGGCGCTGAAACTCCTCCGGAAACTCGCACTCGGCAACGGGCGACAGGTCGACCGCATCCTCGACGAGATCACGCTGACCGTGATCCCGCGTGTCAACCCCGACGGCGCGGTGTTCGCCTACGACTACGACGACGACGGTCGCGAGGAGATCGTCGGCCGGCGGACCAACACCCAGCCGTGGTCCCCGTCCGACTCGACGTACGAACCGTACTATCACTACTCTTCGCCGTCCGGCACGCCGTCCGGCTACGACATGAACCGCGACTTCAGCATCGTCACGGACTTCGACGCGCCCGACGACGAGGATCAGGGGTCGTGGTTCGCGAACCGGTTCTTCGATCTGGAGTACGAGGGGTACACGCTGTTCAGCAGCGGCCTCCGTCTGACGCCGGAGGTCCGGGCAGTCACCCGGTCGTACCTCGAAGCCGATCCGGACTACGCGATCACCCACCACCACCGGGGCGGGAACCTCGTGCCCGACAGCGGTGGCAAGGGGCCACAGAAACAGAGCCTGCTGGCGATCATGGCCGCGTTCGGCCCGGCGTACCGCGACCGGTCGCTGTTCTACCCGCCGGACTACGAACCGATTCAGCAGGCCGTCAACCCGTTCCTCGACGAGGCGACCAGCACGCGGTCGCTCCAGTTGAACGCGCTGGTCGCCAACGCGCTGGCCGAGAAGGGCAACAGCGTCTTCGACAGCACGACCCGGTACGGCTACTTCCCGCTGTGGGGGTCGTATCTGGACGCCCTGACGCCGCAGACGAACGCGGCCGGGATGCTGTACGAGACCTCCTTCCAGACCGACCAGATCGGCCAGAAGGCGTTCGGCCGCTACCTGCAAGCGACGGTCGTCGGCTTCGACGTGACGCTGGAGGCCATCGCCGACGGGAGCATCGCCGATGTGGACCCCGAGGACTACTTCGACTACCCGCCGATGGGGGAGAGTATCTCACCCGCTCGCGGCGAGCGACTCCGCCCGTAG
- a CDS encoding ABC transporter ATP-binding protein: MSLLEVDGLSKAFRGVQAVDGATFSVESGELVGLIGPNGAGKTTTFDLVSGHLSPDSGTVRLAGDDVTDAEPHALARQGLVRTFQQSRELTTMTVRENVALGDPDNPGERAPMAVFREGAVAEHETQIADRVERLLDIFELTEVADDYAATLSGGQRKLLEVARALMLDPDLLMLDEPFAGVNPTLQKRIVEHVRRLHAEEGRAFLIIEHEIETLADLVERIVVLDQGSVLTTGTPEEVLNDERVIDAYLGG, translated from the coding sequence ATGAGTCTACTCGAAGTCGACGGCCTCTCGAAGGCCTTCCGAGGCGTGCAGGCCGTAGACGGTGCGACGTTCTCGGTCGAGTCCGGCGAACTCGTCGGCCTCATCGGGCCGAACGGCGCGGGCAAGACGACGACGTTCGACCTCGTGTCGGGCCATCTGTCGCCCGATTCCGGGACGGTTCGGCTCGCAGGCGATGACGTGACCGACGCCGAACCGCACGCCCTGGCCCGGCAGGGACTCGTCAGAACCTTCCAGCAGTCGCGGGAGTTGACGACGATGACGGTGCGGGAGAACGTCGCACTGGGCGATCCGGACAACCCCGGCGAGCGTGCGCCGATGGCGGTGTTCCGGGAGGGAGCAGTCGCCGAGCACGAGACCCAGATCGCCGACCGCGTCGAGCGACTGCTGGACATCTTCGAACTCACCGAGGTCGCGGACGACTACGCCGCGACGCTCTCCGGCGGCCAGCGAAAGCTGCTGGAGGTCGCTCGCGCGCTGATGCTCGATCCCGATCTACTCATGCTGGACGAACCCTTCGCCGGCGTCAACCCCACCCTCCAGAAACGGATCGTCGAACACGTCCGGCGACTCCACGCCGAGGAGGGGCGGGCGTTCCTGATCATCGAACACGAGATCGAGACGCTGGCCGACCTGGTGGAGCGCATCGTCGTCCTCGATCAGGGGTCGGTGCTGACGACCGGCACCCCAGAAGAAGTGCTGAACGACGAGCGCGTCATCGACGCCTACCTCGGTGGGTGA